The segment GCCGAGTAGCTTTATCCCCGGATCAACCAGCCATTGAAGCGCATCGGGTGTGGGATAGGGCGGTCCCCCGCCTTCATTCGCAGCACGACGATCCCAACCAAAATAGATAAAAACGATGTCACCCGCTTGGATTCCTCCGGCTTGCGCTGCTGCTTTCTCAAGACGTGGACGCTCAATGGGCATTGACCAAGGCACATCGCTGAGGTCCAAGATAGCCGCCTCACCGAAGAACTGCTCGACCGGTAGTTCACCAACTGCGGCACCGTTCTCGACCGCGTGCAAGGGTGCCTCGACGTGAGTTCCCGCATGACCGCTCATCCCAATCTGTGTTACTACATACCAGCGACCTGACGCCGGAGCGGTTTCGGGATCGCTGACAATGCTGTCAATCTGTGTCTCATACCGGACCCACGGATGCTGCCCC is part of the Candidatus Poribacteria bacterium genome and harbors:
- a CDS encoding cyclase family protein; this translates as GQHPWVRYETQIDSIVSDPETAPASGRWYVVTQIGMSGHAGTHVEAPLHAVENGAAVGELPVEQFFGEAAILDLSDVPWSMPIERPRLEKAAAQAGGIQAGDIVFIYFGWDRRAANEGGGPPYPTPDALQWLVDPGIKLLGIDSPGLEVPGSRELINHHILFDRGIPLIESLAHLEDLSENRVYVFAQPLPVLGTDAIPLRVLAFEGTSD